A single genomic interval of Daucus carota subsp. sativus chromosome 1, DH1 v3.0, whole genome shotgun sequence harbors:
- the LOC108192763 gene encoding tobamovirus multiplication protein 1 yields the protein MRIHLRNTQIGWTRQKVFHLLIGFSNVGYFLYFVLTLVAACKSWLCWSQSCGFIVMACPKILFLAAFLLLLSFWVDLCHQSNDDEDDEEGHCTCDGLLPKIGISNSSGQRRIRCLSFRGIHVGTRQKLVILVTVLIFVLMIASAVLIWIGMGKNPIDSVFVARVYVDVFAIAMLFLGGALACYGCLLSFKMRKVRSDTASSEMLKVAGLAIVSVLSFMSSALVALFTDIPMLYHWHQQRVTGVYTSSLLVLYYFIGSSVPSGFLLWVMRELPPCLVKQEVETIAFVSENTRVIDPPSPNWTTATSMQNQATGGLQPAAKNRGKQLRFNLLAAYEKEMEELHQHHHYYQHRYQRQYQRQSI from the exons GTATTTCATCTACTGATTGGTTTTTCCAATGTCG GATACTTCCTGTATTTTGTGTTAACTCTTGTTGCTGCTTGTAAGAGTTGGCTTTGCTGGTCGCAATCTTGCGGCTTCATAGTAATGG CTTGTCCCAAAATTTTATTCCTTGCAGCATTCCTTCTGCTTCTATCTTTTTG GGTGGATCTCTGCCATCAGAgtaatgatgatgaggatgacgAAGAAGGACATTGTACTTGTGATGGTTTGCTGCCAAAGATTGGTATATCTAATTCTAGTGGTCAAAGACGCATTAGATGCCTCTCTTTCCGGGGTATTCATGTTGGTACCCGCCAAAAACTTGTAATATTG GTTACAGTGTTAATATTTGTATTGATGATAGCATCAGCTGTGTTAATATGGATAGGAATGGGAAAGAATCCCATTGATTCAGTATTTGTGGCCCGG GTGTATGTAGACGTATTTGCCATAGCAATGCTTTTCTTGGGAGGAGCATTAGCTTGTTATG GATGTCTATTGTCCTTTAAGATGAGGAAAGTACGATCAGACACAGCTTCATCTGAAATGTTAAAG GTTGCAGGCCTGGCCATCGTTTCTGTGCTAAGTTTTATGTCAAGTGCTCTTGTTGCTCTGTTTACAGATATACCT ATGCTTTATCACTGGCATCAACAGAGGGTTACTGGTGTTTATACCTCTTCACTTCTGGTTCTCTATTATTTTATAG GATCATCAGTGCCCTCAGGATTTCTATTATGGGTAATGAGAGAATTACCGCCGTGTTTGGTGAAACAAGAAGTTGAAACAATAGCTTTTGTCAGTGAGAACACAAGGGTAATAGATCCGCCGTCGCCGAATTGGACTACTGCCACAAGCATGCAAAATCAG GCCACGGGAGGTTTACAACCTGCAG CCAAAAATCGGGGAAAACAATTAAGATTCAATCTACTGGCTGCGTACGAGAAAGAGATGGAGGAACTGCATCAGCATCACCATTACTATCAGCATCGATATCAGCGTCAGTATCAGCGTCAAAGCATATGA
- the LOC108223784 gene encoding probable beta-D-xylosidase 5 has product MATLPFFIFSVTLAYFINLISAQSHANFSIPICDPSRLSSLGMDVKALTFCDQSLSYHVRAKDLVDQMTLLEKVHQIGDKATGVPRLGLPAYNWWSEALHGVSDFGDGATHFGDIVPGATSFPPPILTVASFNESLWKAIGQAVSTEARAMYNLGHAGLTYWSPNINVVRDPRWGRALEMPGEDPFVAGTYASNYVRGLQDIEGTENFTDLNSRPLKVGACCKHLAAYDVDNWLGVDRLHFDARVHEQDMVETFLPPFEMCVRDGDVVSVMCSYNKINGIPACADTKLLKDTVRGEWDLHGYIVSDCDSIEVMIDNQKWLNDKPEDTVSQALKAGLDLDCMGSYPKYMGNAVVQGKAREDLIDKALINLYVVLMRLGLFDGNPSLKSLGLDNVCHKDHIELATEAAREGIVLLKNEKETLPLDPKKYNVLALVGPHANATEAMIGNYKGIPCQYTSPINAFSAYAKVKYAMGCGDILCKNESFISEALDATAEEADATIIFVGLDQTVEAEYKDRVNLNLPSYQPQLIQQVSKVSKGPVILVVMSAGGVDISFAKNDSKIKAILWAGYPGERGGQAIADVIFGKYNPGGRLPLTWYEANYVDKLPMTSMQLRPNDKLGHPGRTYKFFNGSTVYPFGYGLSYTRFEYHIVDSKKDLKIKLNKFQHSRELNYKDSTSKLERHSVLVNDLKCDYNIKFEVRVENKGSRDGDEVVMVYAVPPGDIIGTPLKQLVGFKRVSVKAKKSKSVKFVLDACKSLSIVDHKAYQVLASGEHNIMIGDNVLSFPIHVSFEH; this is encoded by the exons ATGGCCACTTTACCTTTCTTCATATTTTCTGTCACACTAGCTTATTTCATAAACCTTATTAGTGCTCAGTCCCATGCAAACTTCAGCATTCCCATTTGTGATCCATCAAGACTCTCAAGTCTTGGGATGGATGTCAAAGCCTTGACATTTTGTGATCAATCTCTTTCGTATCATGTCCGAGCCAAGGACTTGGTTGATCAAATGACACTACTGGAGAAGGTGCACCAGATTGGTGATAAGGCCACTGGTGTGCCAAGGTTAGGCTTGCCCGCGTATAACTGGTGGTCCGAGGCTCTGCATGGTGTCTCGGATTTTGGGGATGGAGCTACACATTTTGGAGATATTGTCCCTGGTGCAACAAGCTTTCCACCACCCATACTTACTGTTGCTTCTTTTAATGAGTCCCTTTGGAAAGCCATTGGGCAG GCTGTTTCGACAGAAGCAAGAGCAATGTACAATCTAGGCCATGCAGGGCTTACATATTGGAGTCCAAATATTAATGTGGTGAGGGATCCTAGATGGGGAAGGGCCCTTGAAATGCCAGGGGAAGATCCTTTTGTTGCAGGAACTTATGCATCGAATTATGTTAGAGGCTTGCAGGACATTGAAGGAACGGAAAATTTTACTGATTTAAATTCTAGGCCTCTCAAAGTTGGTGCATGTTGCAAGCATTTGGCAGCTTATGATGTTGATAATTGGCTTGGAGTCGACAGACTACATTTTGATGCCAGG GTGCATGAACAAGATATGGTGGAAACTTTTCTTCCGCCTTTTGAAATGTGTGTGCGAGATGGTGATGTGGTGAGTGTTATGTGCTCGTACAACAAGATAAATGGAATTCCTGCTTGTGCTGATACAAAACTCTTGAAAGATACTGTAAGAGGGGAATGGGATCTTCATGG GTATATAGTGTCAGATTGCGATTCAATTGAAGTCATGATAGATAATCAAAAATGGCTCAATGACAAACCTGAAGACACAGTTTCACAAGCACTAAAAGCAG GGTTGGACTTGGATTGTATGGGATCATACCCCAAGTATATGGGCAATGCTGTAGTGCAAGGGAAGGCTAGGGAAGACTTGATAGATAAGGCTCTTATTAATCTGTATGTTGTGCTTATGAGACTTGGCTTGTTTGATGGGAATCCATCACTTAAATCGCTTGGCTTGGACAATGTGTGTCATAAGGACCACATTGAATTGGCAAcagaagccgcaagagaaggaATCGTTCTTTTGAAGAACGAAAAAGAGACTTTGCCTTTGGATCCTAAGAAATATAATGTTCTTGCACTGGTTGGTCCTCACGCCAATGCCACAGAGGCTATGATCGGAAATTACAAAG GTATACCATGCCAATATACCTCTCCTATTAATGCATTCTCTGCATATGCCAAAGTAAAGTATGCAATGGGTTGTGGAGATATTTTATGCAAGAACGAAAGCTTTATCAGTGAAGCTTTAGACGCGACTGCTGAAGAAGCGGATGCTACAATTATATTTGTAGGCCTAGATCAAACTGTCGAGGCAGAGTACAAGGATAGAGTCAATTTAAATCTTCCTTCTTATCAACCTCAGCTGATTCAACAAGTTTCCAAAGTCTCCAAAGGCCCTGTAATTCTTGTGGTAATGTCTGCTGGAGGTGTTGATATATCTTTCGCCAAAAATGATTCTAAAATCAAGGCAATTTTGTGGGCCGGGTATCCTGGTGAAAGAGGTGGCCAAGCTATTGCAGATGTCATATTTGGAAAATACAATCCAG GAGGAAGGTTGCCTTTAACATGGTATGAAGCTAACTATGTGGACAAGTTGCCAATGACATCTATGCAGCTGAGGCCGAATGATAAGTTGGGTCATCCAGGTCGGACTTATAAGTTTTTCAATGGCTCTACAGTTTATCCATTCGGATATGGTCTCAGTTACACTCGATTTGAATACCATATTGTGGATTCAAAAAAAGATCTTAAGATCAAATTAAATAAGTTCCAGCATAGTCGCGAGCTGAACTACAAAGACAGCACTTCCAAGCTTGAACGCCACTCTGTATTGGTTAATGACTTAAAATGTGACtataatatcaaatttgaaGTTCGAGTTGAGAACAAGGGAAGTAGAGACGGAGATGAAGTTGTCATGGTTTACGCGGTACCTCCTGGAGATATTATTGGAACTCCACTGAAGCAACTGGTTGGATTCAAAAGAGTTTCTGTTAAGGCTAAGAAAAGTAAATCAGTCAAATTTGTTCTGGATGCTTGTAAAAGCTTGTCCATTGTTGATCACAAGGCTTACCAAGTTTTGGCATCAGGAGAACACAATATTATGATAGGAGATAATGTATTATCATTTCCAATTCATGTTAGCTTTGAACATTAG